One region of Culex pipiens pallens isolate TS chromosome 2, TS_CPP_V2, whole genome shotgun sequence genomic DNA includes:
- the LOC120418728 gene encoding uncharacterized protein LOC120418728 — MTPEQFNLHRPELEGIVKRYFDNPKLRCKIRSAEVTPFSKSRVGYLGDHFVLELVVLRVGESEEDALNFFFKILPSSIPALNEYLSGIGTFRKECRLYSDLFPRLAQFARFAPKSYLAKDDRLLVFENLKLQGFTTINCAELGIFDKAHLEQALRALAKFHCASLMVETKTGRTLPELCPGALDENCWIRRDDNPRVQELENAIEVLGELVKVVERDNPNLPDILTKLPDFILQIYDLVKPSEEFRNVACHGDLWGSNLMFRYSTPNGPPEDCLIVDFQFARYAPPAYDVNMLIHLTTTGEFRKQYYDDLIDLYYRTVRSHFIAQCLSPEEIFPEQQFRQSCDKYRISGLIDNFLMNHVTLLPRSCVDQIFSSPEEYNNFSGKDKIRMCLNVLNSDAQYRARITGIIRDLIAALYHSRPKTDPTQQSPIAVHPARTMVVKPSDLGLVSADLELIVRRVFGESVLHHAIQHAWIEPFGGSPDGFLADHLALKMLLTLNGSRNEELSLFVKVIPAANATLAGYLVEIGSFRKEIALCEQIIPKIGLAIPGEKFVPKYLLTKEDRLIVMENVKLQGYDILKGNSGLMDYDHLKKAFEALAHMHAGSILFEERESKGLLELYPDALKENAWTGIEGSIRTRDVENVIVLWCEFFRVVERNSGRLAEIIAALPGVIRSLYGYVKSSIVWRNVFCHGDLWNNNVMFKHGSSGEPVGCILVDFQLSRYTPPAYDLSLLLSLTTMYEFRSQHMDSLIDHYYEVFAGHLTANGFDPASIYSKQAFLECCRYYRLAGQIHGCIIGPEVMLAQCYLDEVFMLSEDCAGFMPLSKVKICLKAFQADGAYRDRLLDMIRELLPNTEVVVRLRVVHPKVVQISLGKIHERQQYSGPQQSHQALEGSQFGCELIVVKVEVAIEELVSVGSSSGKVECEQEVDNRRKVATDLEVQEDASCGGLILVELEHYVVQPDIPMNEDVLILHIFVRLVQSPSSGQIVLVIQRTGMHLSHGIQHQMQMRLIECGFVMHHGESIAPLYVLKHDQIVPRVVAIRAPLGRSLVVAELGQNLRVDANLLPKEAHFFHHLALVLIAQWERFDKGTFLPTSVVYSVISSRTVSLDRAMNLTTCGLTEEDVELIVKRFLQEKRDKYNAKFRVLSYRVDRLSEEPIGYLGDHYFLNVVLREKMVHYSEEEEEYAEEEYLSFFMKILPEQVPKLADYVKEMGCFKKEIQLYTHLIPRLQDVAIGTKPFAPRAYLTKEDKMLVFENLKVEGYRMVENNKSLLDYAHLEVALKTVAKLHAASLVLEERTKQPITKLYSGHLNENVYIDDEKYVRKTNLDNAIKALSELIKRIDKYKNSDQLGLILEKFPAVIRKIYDFAKPSTRYRNVFNHGDLWNNNLMFKYEELDKSSRANSDAVPTNALLVDYQFSRLAPPAYDVMSLIMLSTLSPFRQCHLESLKSAYYDALCSILRQNSLPADVDQLLSRQVFLESCSEYHLAGLIESCMYFHWPPMPDCYEMAPGTDWFDESRKPEVFVKACINGFERYEDYRHRISDMVTQIVDGSNHRRRRRRRSSNSRPPWTSNPNRWHNSGLSTVPLRPTSAGRFHRNYAEHHIRISHPPHGISAQRLLRCPSRTRGCSIACPILRSCRGISGAHFLNDRL; from the exons ATGACCCCGGAACAGTTTAACCTGCATCGACCGGAGCTGGAGGGCATCGTGAAGCGGTACTTTGACAATCCCAAGCTGCGCTGCAAGATTCGGTCCGCGGAGGTGACTCCGTTCAGCAAGAGTCGTGTCGGATACCTGGGGGATCACTTCGTGCTGGAGTTGGTTGTTCTACGGGTTGGTGAGAGTGAGGAAGATGCGCTGAACTTCTTCTTCAAGATTCTACCGAGTTCGATACCGGCGTTGAACGAATACCTGAGCGGCATTGGGACGTTCCGTAAGGAGTGTCGTCTGTACAGCGACCTCTTCCCACGTCTTGCCCAGTTTGCCCGGTTCGCCCCGAAGTCTTATCTGGCGAAAGATGACCGGCTGTTGGTGTTTGAGAACCTCAAACTGCAGGGCTTCACCACCATCAACTGCGCCGAACTGGGAATCTTCGATAAGGCACATCTGGAGCAGGCACTGCGTGCCCTGGCCAAATTCCACTGCGCCTCGTTGATGGTGGAGACCAAGACGGGGAGGACGCTACCGGAGCTGTGTCCTGGCGCACTGGACGAGAACTGCTGGATTCGTCGGGATGACAATCCACGCGTCCAGGAGTTGGAGAACGCCATCGAAGTCCTGGGCGAACTCGTCAAGGTCGTTGAAAGGGATAACCCTAACCTGCCGGACATCCTAACCAAACTGCCCGACTTTATACTTCAAATCTACGACCTCGTGAAGCCATCCGAGGAGTTCCGAAACGTCGCCTGCCACGGCGATCTTTGGGGCAGCAACCTGATGTTCCGGTACTCAACTCCTAACGGACCGCCAGAGGACTGCCTGATCGTGGACTTTCAGTTTGCGCGGTACGCACCTCCCGCGTACGATGTCAACATGCTGATCCACCTTACGACCACTGGGGAGTTCCGGAAGCAGTATTACGACGATCTGATCGATTTGTACTACCGTACAGTTCGAAGTCACTTCATTGCGCAGTGCCTATCGCCGGAGGAGATCTTCCCGGAGCAGCAGTTCCGGCAGTCTTGTGACAAGTATAGGATCTCCGGATTGATCGACAACTTCCTGATGAACCACGTAACCTTGTTGCCGAGAAGCTGCGTAGATCAGATCTTTTCCTCTCCGGAAGAGTACAACAACTTCAGCGGGAAGGACAAGATCCGGATGTGTTTGAATGTTCTAAATAGTGATGCGCAGTACAGAGCGAGGATCACCGGAATCATCCGGGATCTGATCGCGGCATTGTA TCACAGCCGTCCAAAGACGGATCCAACCCAACAGTCACCGATAGCAGTCCACCCAGCGCGAACCATGGTAGTGAAACCGTCCGACCTTGGCCTGGTTAGTGCCGATCTGGAACTAATAGTCCGACGCGTCTTTGGCGAGTCCGTGCTTCACCACGCGATCCAGCACGCCTGGATCGAGCCGTTCGGTGGGAGTCCGGACGGCTTCTTGGCGGACCACCTCGCGCTGAAGATGCTCCTCACGTTGAACGGATCGCGCAACGAGGAGCTTTCGCTGTTTGTGAAGGTGATTCCGGCGGCGAACGCAACGTTGGCGGGGTATTTGGTCGAGATTGGGAGTTTTAGGAAGGAGATCGCGCTCTGTGAGCAGATTATACCGAAGATTGGGCTGGCGATTCCGGGGGAGAAGTTTGTTCCGAAGTATTTGCTGACGAAGGAGGATCGACTGATCGTGATGGAGAACGTGAAGCTGCAAGGGTACGATATCTTGAAGGGGAATAGCGGACTGATGGACTACGATCACTTGAAGAAGGCGTTTGAAGCGTTGGCGCATATGCACGCGGGATCGATTCTTTTTGAAGAGCGGGAATCAAAGGGGTTGCTGGAGCTGTATCCGGATGCGTTGAAGGAGAACGCCTGGACGGGGATCGAGGGGAGCATCCGGACCCGGGATGTCGAGAATGTGATCGTGCTGTGGTGTGAGTTCTTCCGAGTGGTTGAACGGAACTCCGGTAGGCTTGCGGAGATTATAGCAGCGCTTCCCGGAGTGATCCGGAGTCTGTATGGATACGTCAAATCCTCCATTGTTTGGCGTAACGTCTTCTGTCACGGCGATCTCTGGAACAACAATGTGATGTTCAAGCATGGTTCCAGCGGTGAACCCGTAGGATGTATTCTCGTTGATTTCCAGCTGTCCCGATACACGCCTCCGGCGTACGATCTCAGCCTACTTCTATCGCTTACCACAATGTACGAGTTCCGATCCCAACATATGGACTCCCTAATAGATCACTACTACGAAGTATTTGCGGGACATCTAACTGCGAACGGATTCGATCCCGCAAGTATCTACTCGAAGCAAGCGTTCCTCGAATGTTGCCGGTACTACCGCCTAGCCGGTCAAATCCACGGCTGCATCATCGGTCCGGAAGTTATGCTGGCGCAGTGTTACCTGGACGAGGTATTTATGTTGTCGGAGGACTGCGCCGGATTCATGCCACTCTCCAAGGTGAAGATCTGTTTGAAGGCGTTCCAAGCGGATGGGGCGTATCGGGATCGATTGCTGGACATGATTCGGGAGTTGCTTCCGAAT ACAGAAGTCGTAGTACGTCTGCGGGTGGTTCACCCGAAGGTCGTGCAGATATCCCTCGGGAAGATTCACGAACGCCAGCAGTACTCCGGACCACAGCAATCCCACCAAGCG CTTGAAGGTTCGCAGTTTGGTTGCGAGTTGATCGTGGTAAAAGTTGAGGTAGCGATCGAAGAACTCGTCTCGGTGGGATCTTCTAGTGGTAAGGTAGAGTGTGAGCAGGAAGTCGATAATCGGAGGAAGGTAGCGACAGATTTGGAAGTCCAGGAGGACGCAAGCTGTGGGGGATTGATCCTCGTTGAACTGGAACATTACGTTGTTCAACCAGATATCCCGATGAACGAGGACGTTCTGATACTG CACATCTTTGTGCGACTCGTCCAGTCTCCGTCTTCCGGCCAGATTGTACTCGTGATTCAGCGAACAGGCATGCATCTGAGCCACGGCATCCAACACCAGATGCAAATGAGGCTGATCGAGTGCGGTTTTGTAATGCACCATGGTGAATCCATTGCGCCACTTTACGTCCTCAAGCACGATCAGATCGTCCCGCGTGTAGTAGCAATCCGGGCGCCACTTGGACGATCCCTCGTTGTTGCCGAACTTGGACAGAATCTCCGAGTAGACGCGAACCTCCTTCCGAAAGAAGCCCATTTCTTCCATCATCTCGCGCTGGTTCTTATCGCCCAGTGGGAGCGATTTGATAAA GGCACGTTTTTGCCCACCTCGGTCGTTTATTCGGTTATCAGTTCGCGTACAGTGTCTCTTGACCGCGCCATGAATCTTACCACGTGTGGCCTCACCGAGGAGGACGTCGAGCTGATAGTGAAGCGCTTTCTGCAGGAAAAACGTGACAAATATAACGCAAAATTTCGAGTGCTTTCGTATCGCGTCGATCGGCTCAGCGAGGAACCAATCGGCTACCTAGGAGATCATTACTTTTTAAACGTTGTACTTAGAGAAAAAATGGTACACTACtcggaggaggaggaagagtaCGCGGAAGAGGAATATCTCAGCTTCTTCATGAAGATCCTGCCCGAGCAGGTCCCAAAACTGGCCGATTACGTTAAAGAGATGGGTTGTTTCAAAAAAGAAATCCAACTCTACACCCACTTAATCCCACGCCTTCAAGACGTGGCCATCGGCACCAAACCGTTCGCCCCGCGAGCCTACCTCACCAAAGAGGACAAAATGCTCGTCTTCGAGAACCTCAAAGTCGAAGGCTACCGAATGGTGGAAAACAACAAAAGTCTCCTGGACTACGCCCACCTCGAGGTAGCACTCAAAACCGTAGCTAAGCTACACGCCGCGTCCCTCGTCCTCGAGGAACGCACCAAACAACCCATCACCAAACTCTACTCCGGACACCTCAACGAAAACGTCTACATCGACGACGAAAAGTACGTCCGCAAAACGAACCTGGACAACGCCATCAAAGCCCTCAGCGAGCTCATTAAGCGCATCGACAAATACAAAAACTCCGACCAGCTCGGGCTCATCTTGGAAAAGTTCCCCGCAGTGATTAGGAAAATTTACGACTTTGCAAAACCTTCCACGCGGTATCGCAACGTGTTTAACCACGGCGATCTGTGGAACAACAATCTGATGTTCAAGTACGAGGAGCTGGATAAGTCGTCACGCGCAAATAGTGATGCTG TCCCAACCAACGCCCTGCTCGTCGACTACCAGTTCTCTCGTCTCGCCCCGCCGGCTTACGATGTAATGTCGCTTATCATGTTGTCCACGCTAAGTCCCTTCCGGCAGTGTCATCTCGAGTCCCTTAAATCGGCCTACTACGACGCGCTCTGCTCGATTCTGCGCCAAAATTCCCTCCCCGCCGACGTGGACCAACTGCTTTCGCGGCAAGTTTTTCTCGAATCGTGCTCGGAATACCACCTGGCTGGTTTGATCGAAAGCTGTATGTACTTTCACTGGCCACCGATGCCCGACTGTTACGAGATGGCACCCGGGACAGACTGGTTCGACGAGTCCCGGAAGCCGGAGGTGTTTGTGAAGGCGTGCATCAACGGGTTCGAGCGGTACGAGGACTATCGGCATCGGATAAGTGATATGGTGACGCAGATTGTGGACGG
- the LOC120418705 gene encoding uncharacterized protein LOC120418705, which translates to MTTSSDHQVHGLYHDLISAGECEQIVRNSLKVEEFVILGFKLTKIPGHLGFLGEYLHLNVEVEINGQRSSQRYFIKSLPLGDKNQREMMEEMGFFRKEVRVYSEILSKFGNNEGSSKWRPDCYYTRDDLIVLEDVKWRNGFTMVHYKTALDQPHLHLVLDAVAQMHACSLNHEYNLAGRRRLDESHKDVLFEASVSRDNGWFMAGLSGIRAIALNGTRYCKDTAKKELMEKELEGKLNRVFDIVKPTHQYQNVLVHRDIWLNNVMFQFNEDQSPTACVLLDFQICRYLPPIIDFLLTLYLTTRRSHRDEFFDRYLNFYHDQLATKLRTFKLDPQQILPKSQLETTLKEYRLIAHVFTGIYLGLTNLPANVLDDLHQNEPERYHRYCNENRDELMLRYLREDTFYRETMTECVEEMLEYLFEF; encoded by the exons ATGACAACGTCAAGCGATCATCAAGTTCACGGTCTGTACCACGATCTAATCAGTGCCGGTGAATGCGAACAGATTGTTCGGAATTCACTCAAGGTTGAAGAGTTTGTGATTTTGGGGTTTAAGCTGACCAAGATTCCGGGACATTTGGGATTTCTCGGAGAGTATTTGCATTTGAACGTGGAGGTTGAG ATCAATGGGCAACGATCGAGTCAGCGGTACTTTATCAAATCGCTCCCACTGGGCGATAAGAACCAGCGCGAGATGATGGAAGAAATGGGCTTCTTTCGGAAGGAGGTTCGCGTCTACTCGGAGATTCTGTCCAAGTTCGGCAACAACGAGGGATCGTCCAAGTGGCGCCCGGATTGCTACTACACGCGGGACGATCTGATCGTGCTTGAGGACGTAAAGTGGCGCAATGGATTCACCATGGTGCATTACAAAACCGCACTCGATCAGCCTCATTTGCATCTGGTGTTGGATGCCGTGGCTCAGATGCATGCCTGTTCGCTGAATCACGAGTACAATCTGGCCGGAAGACGGAGACTGGACGAGTCGCACAAAGATGTGCTGTTTGAGGCTTCGGTGTCGCGAGATAATGGATGGTTTATGGCGGGATTAAGC GGTATTCGAGCGATTGCGTTGAATGGAACCAGGTATTGCAAGGATACTGCGAAAAAGGAGCTCATGGAAAAGGAATTGGAAGGCAAGCTGAATCGGGTGTTTGACATTGTCAAGCCAACCCACCAGTATCAGAACGTCCTCGTTCATCGGGATATCTGGTTGAACAACGTAATGTTCCAGTTCAACGAGGATCAATCCCCCACAGCTTGCGTCCTCCTGGACTTCCAAATCTGTCGCTACCTTCCTCCGATTATCGACTTCCTGCTCACACTCTACCTTACCACTAGAAGATCCCACCGAGACGAGTTCTTCGATCGCTACCTCAACTTTTACCACGATCAACTCGCAACCAAACTGCGAACCTTCAAGCTAGACCCGCAGCAAATCCTTCCAAAATCCCAACTAGAAACGACCCTCAAAGAGTACCGTTTGATTGCGCACGTGTTCACCGGAATCTATTTGGGACTCACTAACTTGCCGGCGAATGTGTTGGACGATTTGCACCAAAATGAGCCGGAACGGTATCATCGGTATTGCAACGAAAATAGGGACGAGTTGATGCTAAGGTACCTTCGGGAGGATACGTTCTACAGGGAAACCATGACCGAGTGTGTTGAGGAGATGTTGgagtatttatttgaattttga
- the LOC128092632 gene encoding uncharacterized protein LOC128092632 — protein MDQLITIEECAEVVRNSKAIQSNASFDIVRYRLDKVGGLPGYLGEYARLVVSVKCNRVIQEFRYFVKSLPITDWSHRKLIEKVGYHAKESECYREMFPRFKQSPEQVQKWRPSCWLVKADLMVMEDLVDNGFEAMPYRMEFGQGHMLRIIDSLAQMHACSLDLEMNQLNGVKLGKQFESMLFETIFRRESPWIKAGLQGIKKAALFASKYSKNPTFKQTIETEMDSRMEQLFELLEPSVKYRSVLVHRDLWPNNFMFRFPKDPKSGITDYDTPSSCVLLDFQLARYLPPAVDLLCAIYILTRRSHRDAFYESYVDHYYQSLTNKLEKLNLDIKTILPWNSFRESLEHYRLVGLLWSGVLRSFVNLPEGYLPDLRRSHPQSYNDFFFVSRDQVIEEFLNKDRYSRDNFLDTVDETLEYIFAFK, from the exons ATGGACCAACTGATCACGATCGAAGAGTGCGCCGAGGTGGTGCGAAATTCGAAAGCAATACAAAGCAACGCCTCCTTTGATATCGTCCGGTATCGACTGGATAAGGTGGGCGGTCTTCCCGGTTATCTGGGAGAGTATGCGCGTTTGGTTGTGAGCGTGAAGTGTAATCGTGTAATCCAAGAGTTCCGGTACTTTGTCAAGAGTCTGCCGATAACGGACTGGTCGCACAGGAAGCTGATTGAAAAAGTTGGCTATCATGCTAAGGAATCCGAGTGCTACAGGGAGATGTTCCCGCGATTTAAACAGAGTCCGGAGCAGGTCCAAAAGTGGAGACCATCGTGCTGGCTTGTTAAGGCGGATCTGATGGTTATGGAAGATCTGGTGGACAACGGATTTGAAGCAATGCCGTATCGGATGGAGTTCGGACAAGGGCATATGTTGCGAATTATTGATTCGTTGGCCCAGATGCATGCGTGTAGTTTGGATCTCGAGATGAATCAGTTGAACGGAGTCAAGCTGGGGAAACAGTTCGAATCAATGCTCTTTGAGACGATATTTAGGAGGGAAAGTCCGTGGATCAAGGCCGGTTTACAG GGAATCAAGAAAGCTGCCCTTTTCGCATCGAAGTATTCCAAGAATCCTACCTTCAAACAAACTATTGAAACAGAAATGGACTCCCGGATGGAACAATTGTTTGAACTACTCGAACCTTCAGTGAAATACCGATCGGTATTGGTCCACCGAGACCTGTGGCCGAACAACTTTATGTTCCGATTCCCAAAGGATCCAAAATCGGGAATCACAGACTACGACACTCCATCGAGCTGTGTCCTTCTGGACTTCCAACTGGCACGGTACCTTCCACCGGCCGTGGACTTGCTGTGTGCAATCTACATCTTGACTCGGAGATCCCACCGGGATGCGTTCTACGAGTCCTACGTAGATCACTACTACCAATCGTTGACGAACAAGTTGGAAAAGCTCAACCTCGACATCAAAACGATTCTTCCCTGGAATTCGTTTAGGGAAAGCCTCGAACACTATCGCTTGGTGGGACTTCTTTGGTCTGGAGTGCTGCGGTCGTTCGTGAATCTCCCTGAGGGGTACCTGCCTGATCTAAGGAGGAGTCATCCGCAGAGCTATAATGATTTCTTTTTCGTTAGTAGAGATCAAGTCATCGAGGAGTTCTTGAACAAGGATCGTTACTCTAGGGATAATTTTTTGGACACGGTAGATGAAACTTTGgaatacatttttgcatttaaataa
- the LOC120418706 gene encoding uncharacterized protein LOC120418706, which yields MDQLVTIEECAAVVRNSKAVAGSFDVVSYRIDRVGGQPGYLGEYSHLVVSVKEGDGDLQDFRYFVKYLPITDLTQRKIIEEIGIFTKEAVCYREMFPKFEQGSEKVQKWKPACWLARDDLMVMEDLVDNGFEGMPYRKEFGQGHMLRIIESMAQMHACCLDLEINQMKGIKLEDKFGSMLFETTFMDNPWFMSGLKGIKKAALCASKYSKNPSYKQTIETEMDSKIDRIFQLVEPSTQYQSVVVHRDLWFNNFMFRFPKNPSTGASDYDNPSSCVLLDFQIARYLPPAVDFHCAIYLLTRRSHRDQFYESYVEHYFKTLTDKLEKLNLDINTFLPWDQFRESLDHYRLVGLLWSGVLLAFVNLPEGYLHDLRVNHPQTYYDFCLVSRDKVIEEFLDKDRYYRDNLLDTVDETLEYLFGFK from the exons ATGGATCAGCTGGTCACGATCGAAGAGTGCGCCGCGGTGGTGCGAAATTCAAAAGCAGTCGCGGGCTCCTTCGATGTGGTGAGCTATCGGATCGATAGGGTGGGCGGTCAACCCGGATATCTTGGGGAGTACTCGCATTTGGTTGTGAGCGTGAAGGAGGGTGATGGTGATTTGCAAGATTTTCGGTACTTTGTCAAGTATTTACCGATAACGGACTTGACGCAGCGAAAGATCATCGAAGAGATCGGAATATTTACCAAAGAAGCGGTGTGCTACCGGGAGATGTTTCCAAAGTTTGAACAAGGGTCGGAAAAGGTCCAAAAGTGGAAGCCGGCTTGCTGGCTTGCTAGGGATGATCTGATGGTGATGGAGGATCTCGTGGACAACGGATTTGAAGGGATGCCGTATCGGAAAGAGTTTGGACAAGGGCATATGTTGCGGATTATAGAATCGATGGCCCAAATGCATGCGTGTTGTTTGGACCTGGAGATCAACCAGATGAAAGGGATCAAGTTAGAGGACAAATTCGGATCAATGCTCTTTGAAACGACGTTCATGGATAATCCTTGGTTTATGTCTGGCTTGAAG GGAATCAAAAAAGCTGCCCTTTGCGCATCGAAGTATTCAAAGAATCCCTCCTACAAGCAAACAATTGAAACGGAAATGGACTCCAAAATTGATCGTATCTTCCAGCTTGTCGAACCATCGACGCAATACCAATCGGTAGTAGTCCACCGAGATCTCTGGTTCAACAACTTTATGTTCCGATTCCCGAAAAATCCTAGTACAGGAGCCTCAGACTACGACAATCCTTCGAGCTGTGTTCTACTAGATTTCCAGATCGCAAGATACCTTCCACCTGCGGTGGACTTCCACTGCGCGATCTACCTCCTAACCCGAAGATCCCACCGGGATCAGTTCTACGAATCCTATGTTGAGCATTACTTCAAAACGCTAACGGACAAGCTGGAGAAGCTCAACCTAGATATTAACACGTTTCTTCCGTGGGATCAGTTCAGGGAAAGTCTCGATCACTACCGCTTGGTGGGATTGCTGTGGTCCGGAGTACTGCTGGCGTTCGTGAATCTTCCCGAGGGATATCTGCACGACCTTCGGGTGAACCACCCGCAGACGTACTACGACTTCTGTCTTGTAAGTAGGGATAAGGTGATCGAGGAGTTCCTGGACAAGGATCGCTACTATCGGGATAACTTGTTGGATACGGTGGACGAAACATTGGAATACTTGTTTgggtttaaataa
- the LOC120418707 gene encoding uncharacterized protein LOC120418707: MVVKPSDLGLVSADLELIVRRVFGESVLHHAIQHAWIEPFGGSPDGFLADHLALKMLLTLNGSRNEELSLFVKVIPAANATLAGYLVEIGSFRKEIALCEQIIPKIGLAIPGEKFVPKYLLTKEDRLIVMENVKLQGYDILKGNSGLMDYDHLKKAFEALAHMHAGSILFEERESKGLLELYPDALKENAWTGIEGSIRTRDVENVIVLWCEFFRVVERNSGRLAEIIAALPGVIRSLYGYVKSSIVWRNVFCHGDLWNNNVMFKHGSSGEPVGCILVDFQLSRYTPPAYDLSLLLSLTTMYEFRSQHMDSLIDHYYEVFAGHLTANGFDPASIYSKQAFLECCRYYRLAGQIHGCIIGPEVMLAQCYLDEVFMLSEDCAGFMPLSKVKICLKAFQADGAYRDRLLDMIRELLPNAEET; this comes from the coding sequence ATGGTAGTGAAACCGTCCGACCTTGGCCTGGTTAGTGCCGATCTGGAACTAATAGTCCGACGCGTCTTTGGCGAGTCCGTGCTTCACCACGCGATCCAGCACGCCTGGATCGAGCCGTTCGGTGGGAGTCCGGACGGCTTCTTGGCGGACCACCTCGCGCTGAAGATGCTCCTCACGTTGAACGGATCGCGCAACGAGGAGCTTTCGCTGTTTGTGAAGGTGATTCCGGCGGCGAACGCAACGTTGGCGGGGTATTTGGTCGAGATTGGGAGTTTTAGGAAGGAGATCGCGCTCTGTGAGCAGATTATACCGAAGATTGGGCTGGCGATTCCGGGGGAGAAGTTTGTTCCGAAGTATTTGCTGACGAAGGAGGATCGACTGATCGTGATGGAGAACGTGAAGCTGCAAGGGTACGATATCTTGAAGGGGAATAGCGGACTGATGGACTACGATCACTTGAAGAAGGCGTTTGAAGCGTTGGCGCATATGCACGCGGGATCGATTCTTTTTGAAGAGCGGGAATCAAAGGGGTTGCTGGAGCTGTATCCGGATGCGTTGAAGGAGAACGCCTGGACGGGGATCGAGGGGAGCATCCGGACCCGGGATGTCGAGAATGTGATCGTGCTGTGGTGTGAGTTCTTCCGAGTGGTTGAACGGAACTCCGGTAGGCTTGCGGAGATTATAGCAGCGCTTCCCGGAGTGATCCGGAGTCTGTATGGATACGTCAAATCCTCCATTGTTTGGCGTAACGTCTTCTGTCACGGCGATCTCTGGAACAACAATGTGATGTTCAAGCATGGTTCCAGCGGTGAACCCGTAGGATGTATTCTCGTTGATTTCCAGCTGTCCCGATACACGCCTCCGGCGTACGATCTCAGCCTACTTCTATCGCTTACCACAATGTACGAGTTCCGATCCCAACATATGGACTCCCTAATAGATCACTACTACGAAGTATTTGCGGGACATCTAACTGCGAACGGATTCGATCCCGCAAGTATCTACTCGAAGCAAGCGTTCCTCGAATGTTGCCGGTACTACCGCCTAGCCGGTCAAATCCACGGCTGCATCATCGGTCCGGAAGTTATGCTGGCGCAGTGTTACCTGGACGAGGTATTTATGTTGTCGGAGGACTGCGCCGGATTCATGCCACTCTCCAAGGTGAAGATCTGTTTGAAGGCGTTCCAAGCGGATGGGGCGTATCGGGATCGATTGCTGGACATGATTCGGGAGTTGCTTCCGAATGCTGAAGAAACTTAA